In one window of Gudongella oleilytica DNA:
- a CDS encoding universal stress protein — protein MDRILVPIDGSPTSRKAADMAIDIAKKYGSELIFMTVARRPEIIGTGSSGYGGVYNQDMLTEELQKHQTKILDEFVEKLDLTGIKTEKRIAVGTPSEEIADAAEEMGADLIVIGRRGYSRIKRFFVGSVSQRVVSEAHCPVLVVNDDAAV, from the coding sequence ATGGACAGGATACTCGTACCGATCGACGGCTCCCCAACATCCCGGAAAGCTGCAGATATGGCGATCGATATAGCTAAAAAGTATGGCAGTGAGCTGATATTTATGACGGTTGCCAGAAGGCCTGAGATAATCGGGACAGGCAGCAGCGGATATGGTGGTGTCTACAACCAGGATATGCTGACAGAAGAGCTTCAAAAACATCAGACGAAGATACTGGATGAATTTGTCGAAAAACTGGACTTGACTGGAATCAAGACTGAAAAGAGGATAGCAGTGGGAACTCCTTCAGAAGAAATTGCAGATGCTGCTGAAGAAATGGGAGCAGACCTTATAGTAATCGGCAGAAGGGGCTATTCAAGGATAAAAAGATTCTTTGTAGGGTCGGTTTCTCAAAGAGTAGTATCAGAAGCACATTGCCCAGTACTTGTCGTCAATGACGATGCTGCAGTATAA
- a CDS encoding ABC transporter ATP-binding protein: MDVISMYAVRNISKSYNELKVLDDITIEFEEFKTTAILGPSGCGKTTLLNIVSGLDQPDSGEVEGFLYEKISFVFQEDRLIPWRTVGDNIRFVLKGKMDKEKMEWTVNRYLEQVGLKEYINYYPKKLSGGMKQRIGMLRAFAYPSDMLLMDEPFRSLDIANKRASMDFLKELIACEMRTCILVTHDLDEAVELGDRIVILSDKPTKVKKVITNMYRVDGTEESRVKARKLIENEILSVRCEVKESQK, encoded by the coding sequence ATGGATGTGATCAGTATGTATGCTGTAAGGAATATATCAAAAAGCTACAATGAGCTTAAGGTGCTTGATGATATTACAATTGAATTTGAGGAATTCAAGACCACGGCTATCCTTGGTCCTTCCGGTTGCGGAAAGACGACGCTGCTTAACATAGTGTCTGGATTGGATCAGCCTGATTCCGGTGAGGTCGAGGGATTTCTGTATGAAAAGATTTCCTTTGTGTTCCAGGAGGATCGGCTGATCCCCTGGAGGACCGTAGGTGATAATATCCGCTTTGTGCTTAAAGGAAAGATGGATAAAGAGAAGATGGAATGGACTGTCAATAGGTATCTGGAACAGGTTGGACTTAAGGAATACATTAACTATTACCCTAAAAAACTTTCAGGGGGGATGAAGCAGCGTATAGGCATGCTTAGGGCCTTTGCCTACCCTTCGGATATGCTTCTTATGGATGAGCCCTTCCGTTCGCTTGATATTGCAAATAAAAGGGCTTCAATGGATTTTCTCAAGGAACTAATTGCGTGTGAAATGAGGACATGTATACTTGTCACTCACGACCTTGATGAAGCCGTTGAGCTTGGAGACAGGATAGTGATCCTTTCTGACAAGCCAACTAAGGTGAAGAAGGTAATCACAAATATGTACCGGGTCGATGGTACGGAGGAAAGCAGGGTCAAGGCAAGAAAATTGATCGAAAATGAGATACTGAGCGTTCGCTGCGAAGTTAAGGAATCTCAAAAGTAA
- a CDS encoding phosphoribosyltransferase translates to MLFKNRTEAGKKLAELLSDYASEDVIVYALPRGGVILGAEIAKALHAPLDLIITKKIGHPSNPEYAVCALAEDGAPICNQSELEMLGHQWLEEEKHKAREEIQRRREEYVGNTTQKDIKGKTAIIVDDGIATGLTMIASIEEMKLHEPKEIVVAIPIVPYLTSLKLEGMVDKVVYVEATSDFLGAVGAYYEDFTQVDDDEVKRILKEINN, encoded by the coding sequence ATGCTATTCAAAAACAGAACCGAAGCCGGCAAAAAACTGGCAGAACTGCTGTCCGATTATGCCTCCGAGGATGTCATCGTTTACGCTCTTCCCCGAGGAGGAGTGATCCTTGGTGCTGAAATTGCAAAAGCTCTCCATGCTCCATTAGACCTTATAATAACAAAAAAAATCGGGCACCCTTCAAACCCAGAGTATGCAGTCTGCGCATTGGCAGAGGATGGAGCACCAATATGTAATCAATCAGAGCTGGAAATGCTTGGTCACCAGTGGCTTGAGGAAGAGAAGCACAAAGCCAGAGAAGAGATCCAGCGAAGAAGAGAAGAATACGTTGGTAATACAACTCAAAAGGATATTAAAGGAAAGACAGCCATCATAGTCGATGATGGAATAGCAACAGGCCTTACAATGATAGCCTCCATAGAAGAAATGAAGCTTCATGAACCAAAGGAGATAGTGGTTGCAATACCAATAGTTCCTTACCTAACGTCACTTAAGCTTGAAGGTATGGTAGACAAAGTAGTCTACGTAGAAGCAACCAGTGACTTCCTTGGTGCAGTAGGAGCCTACTACGAAGACTTCACTCAGGTCGACGACGATGAAGTAAAGCGTATACTTAAAGAAATCAACAATTAA
- a CDS encoding RidA family protein — translation MDIKRFGSNGRYSSAVVHNNVLYLCGQTCDEEIIDVKFQTQVVLKQIDELLKSHGLDKEHILSATIYLKNIKDYDAMNQIWDAWVVEGHEPARACVEAKLADESILVEISIIAAVR, via the coding sequence ATGGATATAAAAAGATTTGGGAGCAACGGAAGATACTCCAGTGCTGTAGTACATAATAATGTATTATATCTGTGCGGGCAGACCTGTGATGAGGAGATCATCGATGTTAAATTCCAGACTCAGGTCGTACTGAAGCAGATCGATGAGCTGCTTAAAAGCCATGGCTTAGATAAGGAGCATATTTTGTCAGCTACCATATACCTCAAAAACATAAAAGATTACGATGCAATGAACCAGATTTGGGATGCATGGGTAGTAGAGGGGCATGAGCCAGCAAGAGCATGTGTAGAAGCAAAGCTGGCAGATGAATCCATTCTTGTTGAGATATCGATAATAGCAGCAGTCAGGTAA
- a CDS encoding NAD(P)-binding protein: MSRLSIITKDMAQATVEEMYKDLERRIVASPPGLCPIDLASSFLKMAHAQTCGKCVPCRIGLGQLENLLEDVLDGKATMETIDFIEKTARSIYYTADCAIGYEAANMVLKGIEGFRDDYEEHILRNRCNFGIYQSVPCVSLCPAGVDVPGYIALIAEGRNEDAIRLIRKDNPMPATCAFVCEHPCETRCRRNMVDDPINIRGLKRYAVENSGNIPLPERAPLTGKKVAVVGGGPSGLSAAYYLTLMGHEVEIYEQKKHLGGMLRYGIPSYRLPREILDQEIGTMLSHGVKVHLGVTIGKDMSVMDLKEKFDSIYIAIGAQTDKKIGLENEDAEGVYSAVDILRDAGDGYYPELKGKRVVVLGGGNVAIDVARSAVRLGAESSDIVYRRRKADMPAMKEEIEAAVAEGCEIYELYSPKRIETDDDGRVTALWVQPQIVGQIDGGRPKAVDAKEAPVRIPCDVVVIAIGQGIESKEFEKEGIPVRRGLIDALNTAGVVGMPDVYSGGDCISGPATVIQAISAGKVAAANIDNYLGFHHEIVAEVKVPEPRIADRVPCGRVNMKERPVEERSDDFELSELGMSDQEAMQESRRCLRCDHFGFGVFKGGRIERW, encoded by the coding sequence TTGAGCAGACTTAGTATCATCACCAAGGATATGGCTCAGGCCACTGTTGAGGAGATGTATAAGGATCTTGAGAGGCGTATAGTAGCTTCTCCACCGGGCTTGTGCCCTATCGACCTTGCTTCCTCGTTCCTGAAGATGGCCCATGCCCAGACCTGCGGCAAGTGCGTGCCCTGCAGGATAGGCCTTGGACAGCTTGAGAATCTGTTGGAAGATGTGCTTGACGGGAAGGCAACTATGGAGACTATCGACTTTATTGAAAAGACAGCCCGGAGCATTTATTACACAGCTGATTGTGCTATCGGATATGAGGCTGCAAACATGGTCCTTAAGGGGATCGAGGGCTTCAGAGATGACTACGAGGAGCATATACTTAGGAACCGCTGCAACTTCGGTATCTACCAGTCAGTTCCTTGCGTTTCTCTGTGTCCTGCAGGTGTTGACGTTCCTGGCTACATAGCCCTTATTGCTGAGGGCAGAAACGAGGATGCAATAAGGCTTATCAGGAAGGACAACCCGATGCCTGCTACCTGCGCATTCGTTTGCGAGCATCCCTGTGAGACAAGGTGCAGAAGAAACATGGTCGATGACCCGATCAATATCAGGGGTCTTAAGAGATATGCGGTTGAAAATTCCGGTAATATACCGCTGCCTGAAAGGGCTCCCCTTACCGGCAAGAAGGTCGCTGTCGTCGGGGGAGGTCCAAGCGGATTGAGTGCAGCATATTACCTTACCCTTATGGGTCACGAGGTCGAGATATATGAGCAGAAGAAACACCTGGGCGGAATGCTCCGTTATGGGATCCCAAGCTATCGTCTGCCCCGCGAGATACTTGATCAGGAGATCGGGACAATGCTCTCCCATGGAGTGAAGGTCCACCTTGGAGTTACTATAGGTAAGGATATGTCAGTAATGGATCTTAAGGAAAAGTTCGACAGCATATACATAGCTATAGGGGCTCAAACCGACAAGAAGATAGGTCTTGAGAACGAGGATGCCGAGGGAGTTTACTCTGCCGTTGATATCCTTCGTGATGCAGGCGACGGATATTATCCTGAACTGAAGGGAAAAAGAGTGGTCGTTCTTGGAGGCGGAAACGTAGCGATCGACGTGGCAAGATCAGCCGTAAGACTGGGGGCAGAAAGCTCTGATATAGTATACAGAAGAAGAAAGGCTGATATGCCTGCAATGAAGGAAGAAATAGAAGCAGCAGTAGCAGAGGGCTGCGAGATCTATGAGCTTTACAGTCCCAAGAGGATCGAAACGGATGACGATGGCAGGGTTACTGCTCTTTGGGTCCAGCCGCAGATCGTAGGACAGATCGATGGCGGGAGGCCAAAGGCTGTGGATGCCAAGGAAGCTCCTGTAAGGATCCCCTGCGATGTTGTCGTAATAGCCATAGGTCAGGGTATTGAATCCAAGGAATTCGAGAAGGAAGGGATCCCCGTAAGAAGGGGCCTTATAGATGCTCTTAATACTGCCGGTGTAGTTGGAATGCCTGATGTGTATTCGGGCGGAGACTGTATATCAGGTCCTGCTACTGTAATCCAGGCGATTTCAGCTGGCAAGGTTGCAGCTGCTAATATTGACAATTATCTTGGCTTCCATCATGAGATAGTTGCGGAGGTCAAAGTACCCGAGCCGAGGATAGCTGACAGAGTGCCTTGCGGCAGGGTCAATATGAAGGAAAGACCTGTTGAGGAGAGGTCAGACGACTTTGAGCTTTCCGAGCTTGGCATGAGTGACCAGGAGGCTATGCAGGAGTCGAGACGCTGCTTAAGATGTGACCACTTCGGCTTTGGAGTATTCAAGGGAGGGAGGATCGAAAGATGGTAA
- a CDS encoding ABC transporter permease, whose translation MKDYITGKRGLRAAAWVTLMGGWVLLSLLVDNEVIVPGVGSTLLRLLLIVSGRDFLNIVGYTFLRCIAGFLASLLIAVALGALSRWSVFLRELMEPVLSFLSSVPIMAIIILALIWLDSQLVPVFVGFVMVFPILYETVYNSIVNVDGDLIEMAHIFGVDRRTMAIDIYLPSILAGIGRVSSSTLGTSLKMVVAGEVLAQPKFAVGTRLMLEKTYLNTDGVFAWIIVILLMSWVLKLSMDRIKAAWENKGWM comes from the coding sequence ATGAAGGATTATATTACAGGTAAAAGGGGTTTAAGAGCAGCTGCCTGGGTCACCCTGATGGGTGGTTGGGTCCTCCTTTCCCTCCTTGTGGACAATGAGGTCATTGTTCCTGGGGTTGGGTCTACCCTGTTGCGCCTTTTGTTAATAGTCTCAGGCAGGGATTTCTTGAATATCGTGGGCTATACCTTCTTAAGGTGCATTGCAGGCTTTTTGGCATCGCTTCTTATTGCCGTAGCCCTTGGGGCTCTTTCGAGATGGAGTGTATTTCTCAGAGAGCTTATGGAGCCTGTGCTTTCATTCTTAAGCTCGGTGCCCATTATGGCGATAATAATCCTTGCCCTTATATGGCTTGACAGCCAGCTGGTGCCTGTATTCGTAGGCTTTGTCATGGTGTTTCCAATCCTTTATGAGACTGTGTACAACTCTATCGTAAATGTTGATGGGGACCTAATAGAAATGGCTCATATATTTGGGGTGGATCGAAGGACTATGGCAATAGATATCTACCTCCCCTCCATCCTTGCAGGGATAGGCCGTGTCAGCTCCTCTACCCTTGGCACCTCCCTTAAGATGGTCGTTGCAGGCGAGGTTCTTGCTCAGCCTAAATTTGCCGTTGGAACAAGGCTTATGCTTGAAAAGACCTATCTCAATACTGACGGAGTGTTCGCATGGATAATAGTTATTCTCCTTATGTCCTGGGTGCTGAAGCTATCTATGGATCGGATAAAGGCGGCCTGGGAAAATAAGGGATGGATGTGA
- a CDS encoding NADH-dependent [FeFe] hydrogenase, group A6 yields MVNLVINNIAVTVPEGTTILDAAKKCHIDIPNLCYLEGLNEIGACRVCVVEVEGVERLVTSCNNTVEEGMVIHTNSPKVRNARRNNVELILSQHDATCTTCVRSGNCSLQTIANDLNIIESPFKLEMPHARWTEGFPLVRDYEKCIKCMRCIQVCDHVQSLKVWDVANTGSRTNVDVSHNRRIEESDCALCGQCITHCPVGALRERDDTDKVFEALADKDKVTIVQIAPAVRAAWGEGLGLSREFATVERLAAALRRVGFDYIFDTNFTADLTIMEEGSEFLERLKNADNETFPMFTSCCPGWIRFIKTQYPDMVDQLSTAKSPQQMFGAIAKSYYAKLLNVDPSKIFSVSIMPCTAKKYEAGVPVLSDAGAGQDVDVVLTTREVERLIRSEHITVKYLDEEPLDTPLGIGSGAAVIFGATGGVMEAALRSAYFLVTGENPAPDAFKDVRGRKGWKEASFDIAGTTLKVAVASGLGNTRRLIEAIRRGEVEYHFVEIMACPGGCAGGGGQPIWDGKELAEKRAEVLYGLDQISNLRFSHENPSITKVYDEFFGSPLSHKSHELLHTDHHAWELDPTKK; encoded by the coding sequence ATGGTAAATCTGGTTATTAACAACATAGCTGTCACTGTACCGGAAGGTACTACAATTCTGGATGCGGCTAAGAAATGCCATATCGATATCCCTAACCTTTGCTATCTTGAGGGTCTTAACGAGATCGGTGCCTGCAGAGTATGTGTTGTGGAGGTCGAAGGAGTTGAAAGACTGGTCACCTCCTGTAACAATACTGTTGAAGAGGGCATGGTAATACACACCAATAGCCCCAAGGTAAGAAATGCAAGAAGGAACAACGTCGAGCTTATACTTTCACAGCACGATGCGACCTGCACCACTTGTGTTAGAAGCGGCAACTGCAGCCTTCAGACAATAGCAAATGATCTGAATATAATAGAAAGTCCCTTTAAGCTTGAAATGCCTCATGCCCGCTGGACTGAAGGCTTCCCGCTTGTAAGGGATTATGAGAAGTGTATAAAGTGTATGAGATGCATCCAGGTGTGCGACCATGTACAAAGCCTTAAGGTTTGGGATGTTGCCAACACCGGTTCGAGAACTAACGTAGACGTATCGCATAACAGAAGGATCGAAGAATCCGACTGTGCCCTTTGCGGCCAGTGCATAACCCACTGTCCGGTTGGAGCTCTAAGAGAAAGAGACGACACCGATAAGGTGTTCGAAGCTCTTGCTGATAAGGACAAGGTTACGATAGTCCAAATAGCTCCTGCTGTTCGTGCGGCCTGGGGCGAAGGCCTTGGACTTTCAAGGGAGTTTGCGACGGTCGAAAGGCTTGCTGCAGCTCTTAGAAGAGTAGGCTTTGACTATATCTTCGATACAAACTTCACTGCTGACCTTACTATTATGGAGGAAGGAAGTGAATTCCTTGAGAGACTTAAGAATGCAGATAACGAGACCTTCCCAATGTTTACCTCCTGCTGCCCGGGCTGGATCAGATTCATAAAGACCCAGTACCCGGATATGGTCGATCAGCTTTCAACGGCGAAGTCGCCACAGCAGATGTTTGGTGCAATAGCCAAGAGCTACTATGCCAAGCTTTTAAATGTTGATCCGTCAAAGATCTTCAGCGTTTCCATAATGCCTTGTACTGCAAAGAAATATGAGGCTGGTGTTCCTGTACTAAGCGACGCCGGTGCAGGTCAAGACGTAGATGTAGTACTTACGACCCGTGAGGTGGAAAGACTTATAAGGTCTGAGCATATCACAGTCAAATACCTCGACGAGGAGCCACTGGATACCCCTCTTGGAATAGGTTCAGGTGCTGCTGTAATATTCGGAGCTACAGGCGGAGTTATGGAGGCCGCTCTAAGAAGTGCCTACTTCCTTGTAACAGGCGAGAACCCTGCTCCGGACGCCTTTAAGGATGTACGCGGCAGAAAGGGCTGGAAGGAAGCAAGCTTTGACATAGCTGGCACTACCCTTAAGGTGGCGGTTGCAAGCGGTCTTGGAAACACCAGAAGACTGATAGAGGCCATTAGACGAGGCGAAGTAGAGTATCATTTCGTCGAGATAATGGCTTGCCCAGGCGGCTGCGCCGGTGGCGGCGGACAGCCTATATGGGACGGTAAGGAGCTTGCTGAGAAAAGGGCTGAGGTCCTCTATGGCTTGGATCAGATCAGCAACCTGAGATTCTCCCATGAGAACCCATCGATCACAAAGGTTTATGATGAATTCTTTGGAAGTCCTCTTTCCCACAAATCACATGAGCTCTTACACACTGACCATCATGCCTGGGAGCTTGATCCCACCAAGAAGTAA
- a CDS encoding sigma factor, whose translation MREIDNMVVQVKDDETALEDFVKSQEGFIIKAASRTSKHYITRSDDEWSIALSAFVEAVEKYDLEKGSFMAFAELLIRRRLIDWFRINSRNNEVIHVEDIENEPDTSRESDEIKLEIRALEEDLRLYGISFMDLADASPKAQKTRDACRKAINWIIENPLIINQMKESNQLPIKIIENNSGVPRKILERHRKYIIAVVEILAGDYPWLNEYVRQEGR comes from the coding sequence ATGCGGGAGATCGACAACATGGTAGTTCAAGTTAAGGATGATGAAACAGCCCTTGAGGATTTCGTAAAATCTCAGGAGGGATTCATTATCAAAGCAGCTTCAAGAACCTCAAAGCACTATATAACGAGGAGCGACGACGAATGGTCGATTGCTCTGTCTGCATTTGTGGAGGCTGTAGAAAAATACGACCTCGAGAAAGGCAGCTTCATGGCCTTTGCAGAGCTGTTGATAAGACGCAGACTGATAGACTGGTTCAGGATAAATAGTCGAAATAATGAAGTTATCCATGTTGAAGATATAGAAAATGAGCCGGACACATCAAGAGAATCTGATGAGATAAAGCTGGAGATCCGGGCACTTGAAGAGGATCTTAGACTGTACGGCATATCTTTCATGGATCTGGCAGATGCGTCTCCAAAGGCACAAAAAACGAGGGATGCTTGCCGGAAGGCGATAAACTGGATCATTGAGAATCCTTTGATTATAAATCAAATGAAAGAAAGCAATCAGCTGCCAATAAAAATTATTGAAAATAATTCAGGGGTACCCCGAAAAATTCTCGAAAGACATCGTAAATATATAATAGCAGTGGTAGAAATACTGGCCGGAGATTATCCGTGGCTAAATGAATATGTAAGGCAGGAGGGGAGGTAG
- a CDS encoding four helix bundle protein yields MYQDTSKLLAWQKAHQLTLKIYEATLNYPKEELYGLTSQIRRAAVSIPSNIVEGKARGSNLEYRRFLLIARGSLEEVKYQLLLSKDLCYLEEKRYSEIVNIALDVGRLLNGLIQSLGRS; encoded by the coding sequence ATGTACCAAGACACATCTAAATTATTAGCATGGCAGAAGGCACATCAGTTGACACTTAAGATCTATGAGGCAACATTGAATTATCCTAAAGAAGAACTATACGGACTAACGTCCCAAATACGGAGAGCTGCAGTATCGATACCAAGTAATATTGTTGAAGGAAAAGCTAGAGGTAGTAATCTCGAGTATCGGAGATTTCTTCTCATTGCTAGGGGATCCCTCGAAGAAGTTAAATATCAACTGCTTTTGTCTAAAGATTTGTGTTATCTTGAAGAAAAAAGATATTCGGAAATTGTTAATATTGCTTTAGATGTAGGCAGATTACTAAATGGCTTGATTCAATCATTAGGCAGGAGTTGA
- a CDS encoding ABC transporter substrate-binding protein, whose amino-acid sequence MKRFLSLMLVLLLSAGLITGCAAPSTPPPAPEEPPVSEGPDAPEPVEEPAESINIRFAFMEGVTALTAGKMMKEDTQVDSAFQIQYDLLRSTDLLTSSIMNGEADIAMIPSTLAASAYNKNLGYTVAGTSTWGNLYLIGTEDAPFLGALVGREITTFGKGLTPDLIFRMLLLKDAIEPDSDLTLNYLATAAEVGPYLLSGKATFAILPEPAVSGVIAKSEGKVKILFDLNSLWAEYMQVEKGYPQASLVIKTSLIEEHPEFVESFLAAYEESIQWAMENPGELGSVSEELELGLAKEAVVSGIKRMNIGSFPIEDSKAEYEAYYRAIMDFAPDFIGGKLPDEGLYYR is encoded by the coding sequence ATGAAGAGATTTTTAAGCCTTATGCTTGTACTGTTATTGTCAGCTGGCCTTATTACAGGATGTGCTGCTCCATCCACTCCCCCTCCCGCTCCTGAGGAGCCACCGGTAAGTGAGGGGCCTGACGCACCTGAGCCTGTTGAAGAGCCTGCGGAGAGTATAAATATCAGATTCGCATTTATGGAGGGTGTTACTGCCCTTACTGCCGGTAAGATGATGAAGGAGGATACTCAGGTTGACTCTGCCTTCCAAATCCAGTATGACCTTTTAAGATCCACCGATCTTCTGACATCATCCATTATGAATGGCGAGGCTGACATTGCAATGATCCCCTCTACTCTCGCTGCATCTGCATACAATAAGAATTTGGGATATACTGTAGCCGGTACCTCCACATGGGGAAATCTTTACCTTATTGGAACTGAGGATGCGCCGTTTTTGGGGGCGCTTGTTGGCAGAGAGATCACTACCTTTGGAAAGGGACTTACACCTGATCTCATATTCAGGATGCTGCTGCTTAAGGATGCCATCGAGCCTGATTCAGATCTGACTCTGAACTATCTTGCAACTGCAGCTGAAGTAGGACCATATCTATTGAGTGGAAAGGCGACCTTTGCAATTTTGCCCGAGCCTGCTGTTTCAGGAGTTATTGCAAAGTCTGAAGGCAAGGTAAAGATTTTATTTGATCTTAACTCCCTCTGGGCTGAATATATGCAGGTTGAAAAGGGATATCCTCAGGCAAGCCTTGTAATAAAGACAAGCCTTATCGAGGAACACCCTGAGTTTGTGGAGAGCTTCCTTGCGGCCTATGAGGAAAGCATCCAGTGGGCTATGGAGAACCCCGGAGAGCTTGGATCAGTTTCTGAGGAATTAGAGCTTGGGCTTGCTAAAGAAGCTGTAGTTTCGGGTATCAAGAGAATGAACATAGGCAGCTTCCCGATTGAGGATTCTAAGGCGGAGTATGAGGCATATTACAGGGCTATAATGGATTTTGCCCCTGACTTTATTGGAGGAAAGCTCCCGGATGAAGGATTATATTACAGGTAA
- a CDS encoding tryptophan-rich sensory protein: protein MAARNDNNKTLSIVAAISYLFMILTNYMANALPLNGLYTADITDKLYPNMFTPAGWTFSIWGFIYFMLLVYVLYSLNIIKAIDSLSDPQILDGTAILFTISSVLNIAWLFAWHYDMMVLSEIFMVGLWIVLFMIVLNIKRNKLTRLQYIYLKLPFSIYFGWITVALVANTVVMLVSLNFGFFGIPEVDWVRYVAIIGAIFTSIIAIINMDLAFSFVPMWGYFGILMKHALPSGYNNQYETIITTLAITIVGLFLVMLLILGQKKFQAGAVRRRRMS from the coding sequence ATGGCAGCAAGGAATGATAACAACAAAACACTAAGCATAGTGGCAGCGATATCCTATTTATTTATGATATTAACCAATTATATGGCCAATGCTCTTCCGTTGAATGGGCTATATACGGCAGATATAACAGATAAGCTGTATCCAAATATGTTTACGCCAGCAGGATGGACTTTCTCGATCTGGGGATTCATATATTTCATGCTATTAGTATACGTATTGTATAGTCTCAACATAATAAAGGCCATTGATTCTCTAAGCGATCCACAGATACTCGATGGAACAGCAATATTGTTTACCATTTCCTCGGTTCTTAATATTGCCTGGTTGTTCGCATGGCATTATGACATGATGGTTCTTTCTGAGATATTTATGGTAGGATTATGGATTGTGTTGTTCATGATAGTATTAAATATAAAAAGAAATAAGCTGACAAGACTTCAATACATATATCTTAAGCTTCCATTCAGCATCTATTTTGGATGGATAACAGTAGCACTTGTAGCGAACACAGTAGTAATGCTTGTAAGCCTGAATTTTGGGTTCTTCGGGATACCTGAGGTAGACTGGGTAAGGTATGTGGCTATTATTGGTGCGATATTTACAAGCATAATAGCCATCATAAACATGGACCTTGCTTTCAGCTTCGTCCCTATGTGGGGATACTTTGGGATCCTAATGAAGCATGCACTGCCGTCAGGCTATAACAATCAATATGAAACAATAATCACAACTCTTGCAATAACAATAGTCGGACTATTCCTTGTTATGCTGTTGATCCTGGGTCAGAAAAAATTCCAGGCAGGAGCTGTAAGAAGAAGGAGAATGTCGTAG
- a CDS encoding glucose 1-dehydrogenase, giving the protein MSDLFDLKGKVALVTGASSGLGVQFATALARQGADVALLARRVEKLDEVKKDIEKLGVKALAIQCDVTDNAQIREAVAKVKEHFGKIDILVNNAGIGAGEPAETQSDETWNKTIDINLNAVYFTAREVGKLMVEQKYGKIINIGSIHSVVAMAGLPISAYAASKGAVMQLSKALANEWAKYNITVNTIGPAYFESEMTAGIVGNEGFAQVVKTYCPMGRIGKRGELDGAIVYFASDASSYTTGQYLAVDGGWTAI; this is encoded by the coding sequence ATGAGCGATTTATTCGATCTTAAAGGCAAGGTAGCATTGGTAACAGGTGCATCATCAGGATTAGGCGTACAATTTGCGACAGCATTGGCAAGACAGGGAGCAGATGTAGCTCTTTTGGCAAGAAGAGTCGAGAAACTGGATGAAGTAAAGAAAGACATTGAAAAACTTGGCGTTAAGGCACTTGCAATTCAATGCGACGTGACAGACAACGCTCAGATAAGGGAAGCAGTTGCTAAGGTCAAAGAGCATTTCGGCAAGATAGACATTCTTGTAAACAATGCAGGAATAGGGGCAGGTGAGCCGGCTGAGACTCAATCAGACGAAACCTGGAACAAGACCATAGACATCAACCTGAATGCAGTTTACTTCACAGCAAGAGAAGTAGGAAAGCTGATGGTCGAGCAAAAATATGGCAAGATCATAAACATTGGCTCGATCCACAGTGTAGTAGCTATGGCAGGACTTCCTATTTCAGCCTATGCTGCTTCAAAAGGTGCAGTAATGCAGCTTAGCAAGGCTCTTGCAAATGAGTGGGCTAAGTACAACATTACAGTAAACACAATAGGACCTGCATATTTTGAAAGCGAAATGACTGCAGGAATTGTTGGGAACGAAGGTTTTGCGCAGGTTGTAAAGACCTACTGCCCAATGGGTAGAATAGGTAAAAGAGGAGAGCTTGACGGAGCAATAGTATACTTCGCTTCAGATGCATCAAGCTACACTACCGGTCAGTACCTTGCAGTAGACGGCGGCTGGACGGCGATATAA